A DNA window from Actinomycetota bacterium contains the following coding sequences:
- a CDS encoding co-chaperone GroES, with product MNYKPLADRLLLKVKKAEEMTKSGIVLPDSAQEKPQE from the coding sequence ATGAACTACAAACCACTGGCCGACAGGCTGCTGCTTAAGGTTAAAAAAGCAGAGGAAATGACCAAGAGCGGCATCGTGCTGCCTGACAGCGCCCAGGAAAAGCCCCAGGAAG